A genomic region of Anopheles aquasalis chromosome Y, idAnoAquaMG_Q_19, whole genome shotgun sequence contains the following coding sequences:
- the LOC126579819 gene encoding glutamate receptor ionotropic, kainate 2-like isoform X2 — protein MAHRMDWWRDGAMVVVVVMVLFGTQLVSPVQAYNGGDLDETVEHIKIGGLFDGDTDDAELAFQYAVEAVNNEKLSYSNYQLEAQAVKVKYGDQFDVSKKLCRLLKTGVAGIFGPSSPKSALHVQSVCDEKEMPHIETRWDAYTKLPTLNLHPHPHIMGRVLLDLVVAFEWKDFTILYESGPWLPSISDLLKMYDPKGYTVTVRQLDLKLNGNYRAVLRRVKLTDDKRIILAASIDSMPEILKQAQQVGLLTDHHQIIVTSLDLHTIDLEPYQYSGTNITGIRLIDPDEEKIKQVTEFLNASQISKTLELTDGLNPATMRVETALMYDAVLLFAEALKHLIGSEPMHLLQPIPLKCDDVTTWKNGYSIINYMKSSTIHGLTRNIKFDHQGHRSDFLLDIIELGPAGLEKVGIWNSTEGLNFTRKKEQTALAFDDGTLQNRTFIVLTAISPPYGMLKDSPVKLTGNDRFEGFGIDLIHELSLMLGFNYTFILQEDGVYGSLNSKTKKWNGMVNELLEWRADLAITDLTITSDRESAVDFTMPFMNLGISILYRKPTKQPPSLFSFMSPFSKQVWLYLGGAYMMVSMSFFILGRISPKEWDNPYPCIEEPEELENQFSFSNSMWFTIGALLQQGSEIAPKAPATRAVASIWWFFTLIMVSSYTANLAAFLTVEQVSSPINNAEELAAAGGAVKYGAKHDGSTISFFKDAQYGTYAKMYQYMMANQDLLTASNPEGLQRVKTENYAFLMESTSIEYIIERECDVTQIGGLLDDKGYGIAMRKNSPYRSALSEAVLRLQEQGVLTSLKRKWWKEKRGGGACSQSTSDDGAEELGMDNVGGVFFVLFVGCSFASLFGCCELFFVIAHRARRHKVPFREELMAELRFVAKCHGNTKPVRHRKSSSGSHNSLESGALDSDTGDRSEGGASSSKQDLRSGGANSAEPASDNANGRRKPAASTNGKHALNG, from the exons atgGCACACAGAATGGATTGGTGGCGAGATggtgcaatggtggtggtggtggtgatggtgctgttcgGTACGCAGCTAGTGTCACCGGTGCAGGCTTACAATGGTGGCGATCTGGACGAGACGGTGGAGCACATCAAGATCG GTGGCCTCTTCGATGGCGATACGGACGATGCTGAGCTGGCGTTCCAGTACGCGGTCGAAGCGGTAAACAACGAGAAGCTGTCGTACTCCAACTACCAGCTGGAGGCACaggcggtgaaggtgaagtACGGCGATCAGTTCGATGTGTCGAAGAAGCTGTGCCGTTTGCTGAAG ACCGGAGTGGCCGGCATCTTTGGACCGTCGTCACCAAAGTCGGCACTGCACGTGCAGAGTGTGTGCGACGAGAAGGAGATGCCGCACATCGAGACGCGCTGGGACGCGTACACGAAGCTACCGACGCTGAACCTGCACCCACACCCGCACATTATGGGGCGTGTCCTGCTCGATCTGGTGGTCGCGTTCGAGTGGAAGGACTTTACCATCCTGTACGAGTCGGGACCGTGGTTGCCGAGCATCTCCGACCTGCTGAAGATGTACGATCCGAAGGGTTacacggtgacggtgcgccAGCTCGATCTGAAGCTGAACGGCAACTACCGGGCGGTGTTGCGGCGCGTCAAGCTGACCGACGACAAGCGCATCATACTGGCCGCGTCGATCGACTCGATGCCGGAGATACTGAAGCAGGCGCAGCAGGTGGGGCTGctgaccgaccaccaccagatcaTCGTCACCTCGCTCGACCTGCACACGATCGACCTCGAGCCGTACCAGTACAGTGGCACCAACATCACCGGCATCCGGCTGATCGACCCGGACGAGGAGAAGATCAAACAGGTGACCGAGTTCCTGAACGCGTCCCAGATCTCCAAGACGCTCGAGCTGACCGACGGGCTGAATCCGGCGACGATGCGCGTCGAGACGGCACTGATGTACGACGCGGTGCTACTGTTCGCCGAGGCGCTGAAGCATCTGATCGGCAGCGAACCGATGCACCTGCTGCAGCCGATCCCGCTCAAGTGCGACGACGTGACGACGTGGAAGAACGGCTACAGCATTATCAACTACATGAAGAGCTCCACCATTCACGGGCTGACGCGGAACATCAAGTTCGACCACCAGGGCCACCGTTCCGACTTTCTGCTCGACATCATCGAGCTCGGACCGGCCGGCCTGGAGAAGGTCGGCATCTGGAACTCGACCGAGGGTCTGAACTTTACgcgcaaaaaggaacaaacggCGCTCGCGTTCGACGATGGTACGCTGCAGAACCGGACCTTCATCGTGCTGACGGCAATC TCACCACCGTACGGCATGCTGAAGGATTCGCCGGTCAAGCTCACCGGGAACGACCGCTTCGAGGGCTTCGGTATCGATCTGATCCACGAGCTTTCGCTGATGCTTGGCTTCAACTACACGTTCATCCTGCAGGAGGACGGTGTGTACGGTTCGCTGAACAGTAAAACGAAGAAGTGGAACGGCATGGTGAACGAGCTGCTCGAGTGG cgagccGATCTGGCCATCACCGATTTAACGATCACGTCCGACCGGGAGAGTGCGGTCGACTTCACGATGCCGTTCATGAACCTCGGCATCTCGATCCTGTACCGGAAGCCGACCAAGCAGCCACCGTCCCTGTTCTCCTTCATGTCACCGTTCTCGAAGCAGGTGTGGCTGTACCTGGGCGGTGCGTACATGATGGTTTCGATGTCGTTCTTCATCCTCGGGCGCATCTCACCGAAGGAGTGGGACAACCCGTACCCGTGCATCGAGGAACCGGAGGAGCTGGAGAACCAGTTCAGCTTCAGCAACTCGATGTGGTTCACCAtcggtgcgctgctgcagcagggcTCCGAGATCGCACCGAA GGCACCGGCAACGCGGGCCGTCGCCTCGATCTGGTGGTTCTTCACGCTGATCATGGTCTCGTCGTACACCGCCAACCTGGCCGCCTTCCTCACGGTCGAGCAGGTCTCGTCACCGATCAACAACGCGGAGGAGCTGGCGGcggccggtggtgcggtgaaGTACGGTGCCAAGCATGACGGCAGCACGATCAGCTTCTTCAAGGACGCCCAGTACGGCACGTACGCCAAGATGTACCAGTACATGATGGCGAACCAGGACCTGCTGACCGCCTCCAATCCGGAGGGGCTGCAGCGCGTCAAGACGGAGAACTACGCCTTCCTGATGGAGTCCACCTCGATCGAGTACATCATCGAGCGCGAGTGCGACGTGACGCAGATCGGTGGTCTGCTCGACGACAAGGGCTACGGCATCGCGATGCGCAAGA ACTCACCGTACCGGAGTGCGCTCAGTGAGGCGGTGCTGCGGCTTCAGGAGCAGGGTGTGCTGACGTCACTGAAGCGCAAATGGTGGAAAGAGAagcgtggtggcggtgcctGCTCG CAAAGCACTAGCGACGATGGTGCCGAGGAGCTCGGCATGGACAATGTGGGCGGCGTGTTCTTCGTCCTGTTTGTCGGTTGCTCCTTCGCCAGCCTGTTCGGCTGCTGCGAGCTGTTCTTCGTGATAGCGCACCGGGCCCGGCGCCACAAG GTACCATTCCGGGAGGAGCTGATGGCCGAGCTGCGGTTTGTGGCCAAGTGCCACGGCAACACGAAGCCGGTGCGGCACCGCAAGAGCTCGTCCGGTTCGCACAACTCGCTCGAATCCGGCGCACTAGACTCGGACACCGGTGACCGGTCCGAGGGCGGTgcctccagcagcaaacaggacCTGCGATCCGGTGGTGCCAACTCTGCCGAACCAGCGAGTGACAACGCCAACGGCCGGCGGAAGCCCGCTGCATCGACCAACGGCAAGCACGCCCTCAACGGTTAA
- the LOC126579819 gene encoding glutamate receptor ionotropic, kainate 2-like isoform X1 → MAHRMDWWRDGAMVVVVVMVLFGTQLVSPVQAYNGGDLDETVEHIKIGGLFDGDTDDAELAFQYAVEAVNNEKLSYSNYQLEAQAVKVKYGDQFDVSKKLCRLLKTGVAGIFGPSSPKSALHVQSVCDEKEMPHIETRWDAYTKLPTLNLHPHPHIMGRVLLDLVVAFEWKDFTILYESGPWLPSISDLLKMYDPKGYTVTVRQLDLKLNGNYRAVLRRVKLTDDKRIILAASIDSMPEILKQAQQVGLLTDHHQIIVTSLDLHTIDLEPYQYSGTNITGIRLIDPDEEKIKQVTEFLNASQISKTLELTDGLNPATMRVETALMYDAVLLFAEALKHLIGSEPMHLLQPIPLKCDDVTTWKNGYSIINYMKSSTIHGLTRNIKFDHQGHRSDFLLDIIELGPAGLEKVGIWNSTEGLNFTRKKEQTALAFDDGTLQNRTFIVLTAISPPYGMLKDSPVKLTGNDRFEGFGIDLIHELSLMLGFNYTFILQEDGVYGSLNSKTKKWNGMVNELLEWRADLAITDLTITSDRESAVDFTMPFMNLGISILYRKPTKQPPSLFSFMSPFSKQVWLYLGGAYMMVSMSFFILGRISPKEWDNPYPCIEEPEELENQFSFSNSMWFTIGALLQQGSEIAPKAPATRAVASIWWFFTLIMVSSYTANLAAFLTVEQVSSPINNAEELAAAGGAVKYGAKHDGSTISFFKDAQYGTYAKMYQYMMANQDLLTASNPEGLQRVKTENYAFLMESTSIEYIIERECDVTQIGGLLDDKGYGIAMRKNSPYRSALSEAVLRLQEQGVLTSLKRKWWKEKRGGGACSNTMEEGGALALELANVGGVFVLLIVGCVAALFVSFCEMLCDVHSRSRDLKQSTSDDGAEELGMDNVGGVFFVLFVGCSFASLFGCCELFFVIAHRARRHKVPFREELMAELRFVAKCHGNTKPVRHRKSSSGSHNSLESGALDSDTGDRSEGGASSSKQDLRSGGANSAEPASDNANGRRKPAASTNGKHALNG, encoded by the exons atgGCACACAGAATGGATTGGTGGCGAGATggtgcaatggtggtggtggtggtgatggtgctgttcgGTACGCAGCTAGTGTCACCGGTGCAGGCTTACAATGGTGGCGATCTGGACGAGACGGTGGAGCACATCAAGATCG GTGGCCTCTTCGATGGCGATACGGACGATGCTGAGCTGGCGTTCCAGTACGCGGTCGAAGCGGTAAACAACGAGAAGCTGTCGTACTCCAACTACCAGCTGGAGGCACaggcggtgaaggtgaagtACGGCGATCAGTTCGATGTGTCGAAGAAGCTGTGCCGTTTGCTGAAG ACCGGAGTGGCCGGCATCTTTGGACCGTCGTCACCAAAGTCGGCACTGCACGTGCAGAGTGTGTGCGACGAGAAGGAGATGCCGCACATCGAGACGCGCTGGGACGCGTACACGAAGCTACCGACGCTGAACCTGCACCCACACCCGCACATTATGGGGCGTGTCCTGCTCGATCTGGTGGTCGCGTTCGAGTGGAAGGACTTTACCATCCTGTACGAGTCGGGACCGTGGTTGCCGAGCATCTCCGACCTGCTGAAGATGTACGATCCGAAGGGTTacacggtgacggtgcgccAGCTCGATCTGAAGCTGAACGGCAACTACCGGGCGGTGTTGCGGCGCGTCAAGCTGACCGACGACAAGCGCATCATACTGGCCGCGTCGATCGACTCGATGCCGGAGATACTGAAGCAGGCGCAGCAGGTGGGGCTGctgaccgaccaccaccagatcaTCGTCACCTCGCTCGACCTGCACACGATCGACCTCGAGCCGTACCAGTACAGTGGCACCAACATCACCGGCATCCGGCTGATCGACCCGGACGAGGAGAAGATCAAACAGGTGACCGAGTTCCTGAACGCGTCCCAGATCTCCAAGACGCTCGAGCTGACCGACGGGCTGAATCCGGCGACGATGCGCGTCGAGACGGCACTGATGTACGACGCGGTGCTACTGTTCGCCGAGGCGCTGAAGCATCTGATCGGCAGCGAACCGATGCACCTGCTGCAGCCGATCCCGCTCAAGTGCGACGACGTGACGACGTGGAAGAACGGCTACAGCATTATCAACTACATGAAGAGCTCCACCATTCACGGGCTGACGCGGAACATCAAGTTCGACCACCAGGGCCACCGTTCCGACTTTCTGCTCGACATCATCGAGCTCGGACCGGCCGGCCTGGAGAAGGTCGGCATCTGGAACTCGACCGAGGGTCTGAACTTTACgcgcaaaaaggaacaaacggCGCTCGCGTTCGACGATGGTACGCTGCAGAACCGGACCTTCATCGTGCTGACGGCAATC TCACCACCGTACGGCATGCTGAAGGATTCGCCGGTCAAGCTCACCGGGAACGACCGCTTCGAGGGCTTCGGTATCGATCTGATCCACGAGCTTTCGCTGATGCTTGGCTTCAACTACACGTTCATCCTGCAGGAGGACGGTGTGTACGGTTCGCTGAACAGTAAAACGAAGAAGTGGAACGGCATGGTGAACGAGCTGCTCGAGTGG cgagccGATCTGGCCATCACCGATTTAACGATCACGTCCGACCGGGAGAGTGCGGTCGACTTCACGATGCCGTTCATGAACCTCGGCATCTCGATCCTGTACCGGAAGCCGACCAAGCAGCCACCGTCCCTGTTCTCCTTCATGTCACCGTTCTCGAAGCAGGTGTGGCTGTACCTGGGCGGTGCGTACATGATGGTTTCGATGTCGTTCTTCATCCTCGGGCGCATCTCACCGAAGGAGTGGGACAACCCGTACCCGTGCATCGAGGAACCGGAGGAGCTGGAGAACCAGTTCAGCTTCAGCAACTCGATGTGGTTCACCAtcggtgcgctgctgcagcagggcTCCGAGATCGCACCGAA GGCACCGGCAACGCGGGCCGTCGCCTCGATCTGGTGGTTCTTCACGCTGATCATGGTCTCGTCGTACACCGCCAACCTGGCCGCCTTCCTCACGGTCGAGCAGGTCTCGTCACCGATCAACAACGCGGAGGAGCTGGCGGcggccggtggtgcggtgaaGTACGGTGCCAAGCATGACGGCAGCACGATCAGCTTCTTCAAGGACGCCCAGTACGGCACGTACGCCAAGATGTACCAGTACATGATGGCGAACCAGGACCTGCTGACCGCCTCCAATCCGGAGGGGCTGCAGCGCGTCAAGACGGAGAACTACGCCTTCCTGATGGAGTCCACCTCGATCGAGTACATCATCGAGCGCGAGTGCGACGTGACGCAGATCGGTGGTCTGCTCGACGACAAGGGCTACGGCATCGCGATGCGCAAGA ACTCACCGTACCGGAGTGCGCTCAGTGAGGCGGTGCTGCGGCTTCAGGAGCAGGGTGTGCTGACGTCACTGAAGCGCAAATGGTGGAAAGAGAagcgtggtggcggtgcctGCTCG AACACGATGGAAGAGGGTGGTGCCCTTGCCCTTGAGCTGGCGAACGTTGGTGGTGTGttcgtgctgctgatcgtcggTTGCGTCGCGGCGCTGTTCGTGAGCTTCTGCGAGATGCTTTGCGATGTGCACAGTCGCTCCCGTGACCTCAAG CAAAGCACTAGCGACGATGGTGCCGAGGAGCTCGGCATGGACAATGTGGGCGGCGTGTTCTTCGTCCTGTTTGTCGGTTGCTCCTTCGCCAGCCTGTTCGGCTGCTGCGAGCTGTTCTTCGTGATAGCGCACCGGGCCCGGCGCCACAAG GTACCATTCCGGGAGGAGCTGATGGCCGAGCTGCGGTTTGTGGCCAAGTGCCACGGCAACACGAAGCCGGTGCGGCACCGCAAGAGCTCGTCCGGTTCGCACAACTCGCTCGAATCCGGCGCACTAGACTCGGACACCGGTGACCGGTCCGAGGGCGGTgcctccagcagcaaacaggacCTGCGATCCGGTGGTGCCAACTCTGCCGAACCAGCGAGTGACAACGCCAACGGCCGGCGGAAGCCCGCTGCATCGACCAACGGCAAGCACGCCCTCAACGGTTAA
- the LOC126579819 gene encoding glutamate receptor ionotropic, kainate 2-like isoform X3, translating into MAHRMDWWRDGAMVVVVVMVLFGTQLVSPVQAYNGGDLDETVEHIKIGGLFDGDTDDAELAFQYAVEAVNNEKLSYSNYQLEAQAVKVKYGDQFDVSKKLCRLLKTGVAGIFGPSSPKSALHVQSVCDEKEMPHIETRWDAYTKLPTLNLHPHPHIMGRVLLDLVVAFEWKDFTILYESGPWLPSISDLLKMYDPKGYTVTVRQLDLKLNGNYRAVLRRVKLTDDKRIILAASIDSMPEILKQAQQVGLLTDHHQIIVTSLDLHTIDLEPYQYSGTNITGIRLIDPDEEKIKQVTEFLNASQISKTLELTDGLNPATMRVETALMYDAVLLFAEALKHLIGSEPMHLLQPIPLKCDDVTTWKNGYSIINYMKSSTIHGLTRNIKFDHQGHRSDFLLDIIELGPAGLEKVGIWNSTEGLNFTRKKEQTALAFDDGTLQNRTFIVLTAISPPYGMLKDSPVKLTGNDRFEGFGIDLIHELSLMLGFNYTFILQEDGVYGSLNSKTKKWNGMVNELLEWRADLAITDLTITSDRESAVDFTMPFMNLGISILYRKPTKQPPSLFSFMSPFSKQVWLYLGGAYMMVSMSFFILGRISPKEWDNPYPCIEEPEELENQFSFSNSMWFTIGALLQQGSEIAPKAPATRAVASIWWFFTLIMVSSYTANLAAFLTVEQVSSPINNAEELAAAGGAVKYGAKHDGSTISFFKDAQYGTYAKMYQYMMANQDLLTASNPEGLQRVKTENYAFLMESTSIEYIIERECDVTQIGGLLDDKGYGIAMRKNSPYRSALSEAVLRLQEQGVLTSLKRKWWKEKRGGGACSNTMEEGGALALELANVGGVFVLLIVGCVAALFVSFCEMLCDVHSRSRDLKVPFREELMAELRFVAKCHGNTKPVRHRKSSSGSHNSLESGALDSDTGDRSEGGASSSKQDLRSGGANSAEPASDNANGRRKPAASTNGKHALNG; encoded by the exons atgGCACACAGAATGGATTGGTGGCGAGATggtgcaatggtggtggtggtggtgatggtgctgttcgGTACGCAGCTAGTGTCACCGGTGCAGGCTTACAATGGTGGCGATCTGGACGAGACGGTGGAGCACATCAAGATCG GTGGCCTCTTCGATGGCGATACGGACGATGCTGAGCTGGCGTTCCAGTACGCGGTCGAAGCGGTAAACAACGAGAAGCTGTCGTACTCCAACTACCAGCTGGAGGCACaggcggtgaaggtgaagtACGGCGATCAGTTCGATGTGTCGAAGAAGCTGTGCCGTTTGCTGAAG ACCGGAGTGGCCGGCATCTTTGGACCGTCGTCACCAAAGTCGGCACTGCACGTGCAGAGTGTGTGCGACGAGAAGGAGATGCCGCACATCGAGACGCGCTGGGACGCGTACACGAAGCTACCGACGCTGAACCTGCACCCACACCCGCACATTATGGGGCGTGTCCTGCTCGATCTGGTGGTCGCGTTCGAGTGGAAGGACTTTACCATCCTGTACGAGTCGGGACCGTGGTTGCCGAGCATCTCCGACCTGCTGAAGATGTACGATCCGAAGGGTTacacggtgacggtgcgccAGCTCGATCTGAAGCTGAACGGCAACTACCGGGCGGTGTTGCGGCGCGTCAAGCTGACCGACGACAAGCGCATCATACTGGCCGCGTCGATCGACTCGATGCCGGAGATACTGAAGCAGGCGCAGCAGGTGGGGCTGctgaccgaccaccaccagatcaTCGTCACCTCGCTCGACCTGCACACGATCGACCTCGAGCCGTACCAGTACAGTGGCACCAACATCACCGGCATCCGGCTGATCGACCCGGACGAGGAGAAGATCAAACAGGTGACCGAGTTCCTGAACGCGTCCCAGATCTCCAAGACGCTCGAGCTGACCGACGGGCTGAATCCGGCGACGATGCGCGTCGAGACGGCACTGATGTACGACGCGGTGCTACTGTTCGCCGAGGCGCTGAAGCATCTGATCGGCAGCGAACCGATGCACCTGCTGCAGCCGATCCCGCTCAAGTGCGACGACGTGACGACGTGGAAGAACGGCTACAGCATTATCAACTACATGAAGAGCTCCACCATTCACGGGCTGACGCGGAACATCAAGTTCGACCACCAGGGCCACCGTTCCGACTTTCTGCTCGACATCATCGAGCTCGGACCGGCCGGCCTGGAGAAGGTCGGCATCTGGAACTCGACCGAGGGTCTGAACTTTACgcgcaaaaaggaacaaacggCGCTCGCGTTCGACGATGGTACGCTGCAGAACCGGACCTTCATCGTGCTGACGGCAATC TCACCACCGTACGGCATGCTGAAGGATTCGCCGGTCAAGCTCACCGGGAACGACCGCTTCGAGGGCTTCGGTATCGATCTGATCCACGAGCTTTCGCTGATGCTTGGCTTCAACTACACGTTCATCCTGCAGGAGGACGGTGTGTACGGTTCGCTGAACAGTAAAACGAAGAAGTGGAACGGCATGGTGAACGAGCTGCTCGAGTGG cgagccGATCTGGCCATCACCGATTTAACGATCACGTCCGACCGGGAGAGTGCGGTCGACTTCACGATGCCGTTCATGAACCTCGGCATCTCGATCCTGTACCGGAAGCCGACCAAGCAGCCACCGTCCCTGTTCTCCTTCATGTCACCGTTCTCGAAGCAGGTGTGGCTGTACCTGGGCGGTGCGTACATGATGGTTTCGATGTCGTTCTTCATCCTCGGGCGCATCTCACCGAAGGAGTGGGACAACCCGTACCCGTGCATCGAGGAACCGGAGGAGCTGGAGAACCAGTTCAGCTTCAGCAACTCGATGTGGTTCACCAtcggtgcgctgctgcagcagggcTCCGAGATCGCACCGAA GGCACCGGCAACGCGGGCCGTCGCCTCGATCTGGTGGTTCTTCACGCTGATCATGGTCTCGTCGTACACCGCCAACCTGGCCGCCTTCCTCACGGTCGAGCAGGTCTCGTCACCGATCAACAACGCGGAGGAGCTGGCGGcggccggtggtgcggtgaaGTACGGTGCCAAGCATGACGGCAGCACGATCAGCTTCTTCAAGGACGCCCAGTACGGCACGTACGCCAAGATGTACCAGTACATGATGGCGAACCAGGACCTGCTGACCGCCTCCAATCCGGAGGGGCTGCAGCGCGTCAAGACGGAGAACTACGCCTTCCTGATGGAGTCCACCTCGATCGAGTACATCATCGAGCGCGAGTGCGACGTGACGCAGATCGGTGGTCTGCTCGACGACAAGGGCTACGGCATCGCGATGCGCAAGA ACTCACCGTACCGGAGTGCGCTCAGTGAGGCGGTGCTGCGGCTTCAGGAGCAGGGTGTGCTGACGTCACTGAAGCGCAAATGGTGGAAAGAGAagcgtggtggcggtgcctGCTCG AACACGATGGAAGAGGGTGGTGCCCTTGCCCTTGAGCTGGCGAACGTTGGTGGTGTGttcgtgctgctgatcgtcggTTGCGTCGCGGCGCTGTTCGTGAGCTTCTGCGAGATGCTTTGCGATGTGCACAGTCGCTCCCGTGACCTCAAG GTACCATTCCGGGAGGAGCTGATGGCCGAGCTGCGGTTTGTGGCCAAGTGCCACGGCAACACGAAGCCGGTGCGGCACCGCAAGAGCTCGTCCGGTTCGCACAACTCGCTCGAATCCGGCGCACTAGACTCGGACACCGGTGACCGGTCCGAGGGCGGTgcctccagcagcaaacaggacCTGCGATCCGGTGGTGCCAACTCTGCCGAACCAGCGAGTGACAACGCCAACGGCCGGCGGAAGCCCGCTGCATCGACCAACGGCAAGCACGCCCTCAACGGTTAA
- the LOC126579992 gene encoding uncharacterized protein LOC126579992, producing MAAPRAGETPLAPRSSNTWPSSIFHTTRPKPAHAIVQLRLDAKGRTYSSAVSALNTLALSATTVPPSVPSSSSSPAPAPIVTVDEADRVPSPFVPQHQQQQKVGYVSARPFDGCSSAHRTNRSESLKIDNWDYIYTEKGTARSVLHAPNTGSRLFGVGALAASATIATATVATGQPHHHHQLHHHSCSPCSEHRCISGQAAAKVSTLRRHYYPEGSWGWIVLAVATVQAILNHGVQLAGPLYLLPAGQRFHQPAVNSCDLKDDVGM from the exons ATGGCCGCTCCTCGGGCCGGCGAAACGCCACTGGCGCCTCGAAGCAGCAACACCTGGCCCTCTTCGATCTTCCACACGACCAGGCCCAAGCCGGCGCACGCCATCGTACAGTTGCGGCTCGATGCGAAGGGGCGCACCTACAGTTCCGCCGTATCGGCGCTAAACACCCTGGCCCTGTCGGCTACAACCGTGCCACCGTCCGTtccgtcatcgtcttcgtcaccTGCACCGGCTCCGATCGTAACGGTCGACGAGGCGGACCGTGTTCCATCACCATTCGTgcctcagcaccagcagcagcaaaaggtcGGCTACGTCTCTGCGAGACCATTCGatggctgcagcagcgcacacCGGACGAACCGCTCCGAATCGCTCAAGATCGACAACTGGGACTACATCTACACGGAGAAGGGCACGGCCCGATCCGTGCTCCACGCGCCCAACACTGGCAGCCGCTT GTTCGGGGTCGGTGCACTGGCCGCTTCGGCCACGATCGCGACCGCAACGGTCGCGACCGGCCAgccgcaccatcaccaccaactgcACCACCATAGCTGCTCGCCGTGCAGCGAACACCGGTGCATCTCGGGGCAGGCCGCGGCCAAGGTGTCGACGCTGCGGCGCCACTACTACCCGGAGGGCTCCTGGGGCTGGATCGTGCTGGCCGTCGCGACGGTCCAGGCGATCCTCAACCACGGCGTGCAGCTGGCCGGTCCGCTCTACCTGCTGCCTGCCGGTCAGCGTTTCCATCAACCAGCCGTCAACAGCTGTG ATTTGAAAGATGATGTAGGCATGTAG